Proteins encoded in a region of the Paenibacillus pedocola genome:
- a CDS encoding Lsa family ABC-F type ribosomal protection protein: MSLINVSNLTFAYDGSYDNIFEKVSFQLDTDWKLGFTGRNGRGKTTFLKLLLGKYEYSGSISAKVSFEYFPFTVEHKEYLTLDVIEEICPDAQQWQFVRELSLLQVSDDVLYRPFDSLSNGEQTKVLLAALFLKEDSFLLIDEPTNHLDMEARQLVSDYLKGKSGYILVSHDRAFLDNCVDHILSINKTGIDIQKGNFSEWWDNKKRQDAYELAENDKLRTDIKRLSDAAKRTSNWSHEVEKTKNGTRNSGSKLDKGYVGHKAAKMMKRSKSIEQRQQTAIDEKSKLLQNIESSSSLKITQLAYHKKQLAEFDHVSIHYGERTVCTDVNFVIEQGERIALSGKNGSGKSSLLKLLTGDNISYSGTVRTGSQLKISYVSQDTSFLQGSLSEYARQHDLNESLFKAILRKLDFARLQFEKDLSSYSGGQKKKVLIARSLSEKVHLHIWDEPLNYIDIISRMQIEELLLEFTPTLLFVEHDREFCRNIATKVIEL, translated from the coding sequence ATGTCATTAATTAATGTGTCGAACTTAACGTTTGCCTATGACGGCAGCTACGATAACATTTTTGAGAAGGTAAGCTTTCAGCTGGATACGGATTGGAAGCTAGGATTTACGGGAAGAAACGGAAGAGGAAAGACGACCTTTCTGAAGTTGCTGCTCGGTAAATACGAATATAGCGGAAGCATCTCGGCAAAAGTCAGCTTTGAATATTTCCCGTTCACCGTGGAGCACAAAGAATATCTGACCCTGGATGTGATTGAAGAGATTTGCCCGGATGCCCAACAGTGGCAGTTCGTGCGCGAGCTATCCTTGCTGCAGGTTTCAGATGATGTACTGTATCGTCCTTTTGATTCGCTGTCGAACGGAGAGCAGACGAAGGTGCTGCTTGCGGCGTTATTTTTGAAGGAAGACAGCTTTCTGCTGATCGATGAACCGACGAATCATCTCGATATGGAGGCAAGACAGCTTGTCAGTGATTATCTCAAAGGGAAAAGCGGCTATATTCTGGTATCCCATGACAGGGCCTTCCTGGATAATTGTGTAGATCATATTCTCTCCATCAACAAGACCGGTATCGACATTCAAAAAGGCAATTTCTCCGAGTGGTGGGACAATAAAAAGAGGCAGGATGCCTATGAGCTTGCGGAGAATGACAAGCTGCGTACAGACATCAAACGCCTGTCGGATGCCGCCAAACGCACTAGCAACTGGTCACATGAAGTAGAGAAGACAAAAAACGGCACAAGGAATTCAGGTTCGAAGTTAGACAAAGGATATGTCGGACATAAAGCCGCCAAAATGATGAAGCGCTCGAAATCCATCGAGCAAAGGCAGCAGACGGCCATCGACGAGAAATCCAAGCTTCTTCAGAATATAGAGAGCTCCAGCAGCCTGAAAATCACCCAGCTAGCTTATCATAAGAAACAGCTTGCCGAATTCGACCATGTCTCCATTCATTACGGGGAGCGGACGGTCTGTACTGACGTTAACTTTGTAATTGAACAGGGGGAGCGTATTGCCCTCTCCGGCAAAAACGGTTCCGGGAAATCCAGTCTGCTCAAACTGCTCACCGGTGATAATATAAGCTATTCCGGTACTGTCAGAACGGGCAGCCAGCTGAAAATCTCCTATGTATCCCAGGATACTTCATTCCTGCAGGGCAGCTTATCAGAGTATGCTCGGCAGCATGATCTTAATGAAAGCCTGTTTAAAGCGATCCTGAGAAAGCTCGATTTTGCCAGACTGCAGTTTGAAAAAGATTTGTCATCGTACAGCGGGGGCCAAAAGAAGAAAGTGCTGATCGCCCGGAGTCTTAGTGAAAAAGTTCATCTGCATATCTGGGATGAGCCGCTAAATTATATTGATATCATCTCCCGGATGCAAATTGAGGAGCTGCTGCTTGAATTCACACCAACCTTGCTGTTTGTTGAGCATGACCGGGAGTTTTGCAGGAACATTGCTACTAAGGTTATTGAACTTTAA
- the kdpC gene encoding potassium-transporting ATPase subunit KdpC: MLNHESNQQSSISKTSYFISIVRLSAVFIILCGIVYPLASTALAQVFMPSQANGSLLKNSSGEVVGSELIGQSFTDPSLFQGRVSSINYKAEASGSNNYGPSNPDMLQRTSESIAQWKKDNPEVPISELPVDLITNSGSGLDPHISPAAARVQIPRISNLTGIPADQLEELIVKTTEGRDLGVFGEERVNVLKLNLALSELSAK; encoded by the coding sequence ATGTTAAATCATGAATCCAACCAGCAATCTTCCATTTCCAAAACCTCTTATTTCATAAGCATAGTAAGACTCAGCGCCGTATTTATTATTCTTTGCGGAATTGTTTATCCGCTGGCCTCGACTGCGCTTGCCCAGGTATTTATGCCTTCTCAGGCTAACGGCAGCCTGCTGAAGAACAGCAGCGGCGAGGTTGTCGGCTCCGAGCTGATCGGACAGAGCTTCACAGATCCGTCGTTATTTCAAGGCCGGGTATCGAGCATTAATTACAAGGCTGAAGCTTCGGGCTCGAACAATTATGGCCCGTCCAATCCGGATATGCTGCAGCGTACCAGTGAGAGTATCGCACAATGGAAGAAGGATAACCCGGAGGTGCCAATTAGTGAATTGCCCGTTGATCTGATTACGAATTCCGGATCGGGTCTTGATCCCCATATCTCGCCTGCAGCTGCCAGGGTGCAAATTCCCAGAATCAGTAACCTGACCGGCATTCCAGCGGATCAGCTTGAGGAGCTGATAGTGAAGACGACCGAAGGCCGTGACCTGGGCGTGTTCGGCGAGGAACGTGTAAATGTGCTGAAGCTCAATTTGGCTCTTTCAGAATTATCTGCGAAATAA
- the kdpB gene encoding potassium-transporting ATPase subunit KdpB, producing the protein MSTVQKKKLLSGPMIRSAVKDSFVKLNPVTLMKNPVMFVVEIGTFIVLLMVMFQGYFKSTEAIGFNITVFFILLVTVLFANFAEALAEGRGKAQADSLKKTKQDISANKVAGGSIKVVASSELRKGDIVVVSQGELIPGDGEVIEGLASVDESAITGESAPVIKEAGGDFNSVTGGTRVVSDEIKVRITSDPGESFLDRMISLVEGAKRQKTPNEIALNTLLISLTIIFMIVVVTLRPIAAYLNVDLEIPVLIALLVCLIPTTIGGLLSAIGIAGMDRVTQFNVLAMSGKAVEAAGDINTMILDKTGTITFGNRMASEFVPVGKETEEDVAVWSVLSSLKDETPEGRSVIELVKKLGYNYDTGLASGAEFIEFRAETRMSGMDLSDGHKVRKGAVDSVKRWVASQGGVIPDNLDQQSNIIAGKGGTPLAVAVDNRIYGLIYLKDTVKPGMKERFEELRKMGIKTIMCTGDNPLTAATIAAEAGVDGFIAESTPENKIEVIRREQKEGKLVAMTGDGTNDAPALAQADVGLAMNSGTSAAKEAANMVDLDSDPSKIIEVVAIGKQLLMTRGALTTFSIANDIAKYFAIIPAMFTLAIPEMEVLNIMGLGSPSSAIISALIFNAIIIPLLIPLAMRGVSYKPMSSTRLLRRNIFIYGFGGVVVPFLGIKLIDMVVSLWI; encoded by the coding sequence ATGAGTACTGTACAGAAAAAGAAACTGCTGAGTGGCCCGATGATACGAAGTGCGGTCAAGGACAGCTTTGTGAAGCTGAATCCGGTGACCTTAATGAAGAATCCGGTCATGTTCGTTGTTGAAATAGGTACGTTTATTGTCCTGCTGATGGTGATGTTCCAAGGTTACTTTAAGTCAACTGAAGCTATAGGATTCAATATTACGGTATTCTTCATCCTGCTGGTTACTGTATTGTTCGCCAACTTCGCAGAAGCACTTGCGGAGGGGCGCGGCAAAGCGCAGGCGGATTCCCTAAAGAAGACGAAACAGGATATCTCCGCGAACAAGGTGGCTGGAGGTTCGATTAAGGTCGTAGCTTCTTCCGAGCTGCGCAAAGGAGATATCGTCGTAGTCAGCCAAGGTGAACTGATTCCCGGCGACGGTGAAGTCATTGAAGGCTTGGCCTCAGTGGATGAATCCGCGATTACGGGCGAGTCGGCTCCTGTCATTAAGGAAGCGGGCGGAGACTTCAACTCGGTAACCGGCGGCACCAGAGTTGTTAGTGATGAGATTAAGGTGCGGATTACCAGTGATCCCGGCGAGTCCTTCCTGGACCGGATGATTTCCTTGGTCGAAGGGGCGAAGCGCCAGAAGACACCGAACGAAATCGCGCTGAATACCCTTTTGATCAGCTTGACGATTATATTTATGATTGTTGTGGTTACGCTGCGTCCTATTGCGGCCTACCTTAACGTTGATCTGGAAATACCGGTATTGATCGCACTGCTGGTCTGTCTAATCCCAACGACAATCGGCGGACTGCTCTCGGCTATCGGGATAGCGGGGATGGACCGTGTGACCCAATTCAACGTACTGGCGATGTCCGGCAAGGCTGTTGAAGCCGCCGGGGATATCAATACGATGATTCTGGATAAGACCGGGACGATTACCTTCGGGAACCGGATGGCGAGCGAATTTGTTCCTGTTGGCAAGGAGACGGAGGAAGATGTGGCCGTATGGTCAGTGCTCAGCTCACTAAAGGATGAGACCCCGGAAGGACGTTCTGTCATTGAACTCGTCAAAAAGCTGGGATATAACTACGATACCGGACTTGCGTCAGGAGCAGAGTTCATAGAATTCCGGGCTGAAACCAGGATGAGTGGAATGGATCTGTCGGATGGACATAAAGTCCGCAAAGGGGCCGTGGATTCCGTCAAACGTTGGGTGGCTTCTCAAGGAGGAGTCATACCGGATAACCTGGATCAGCAATCGAACATCATTGCCGGCAAAGGCGGCACTCCGCTCGCTGTAGCAGTAGATAACCGCATCTACGGACTCATTTACCTGAAGGATACCGTTAAGCCTGGAATGAAGGAGCGGTTCGAAGAGCTGCGTAAAATGGGAATCAAAACCATTATGTGTACTGGTGACAACCCGCTTACTGCAGCAACGATAGCCGCTGAAGCGGGTGTGGACGGATTTATTGCCGAAAGTACACCGGAGAACAAAATAGAGGTCATTCGCCGTGAGCAGAAGGAAGGCAAGCTGGTGGCCATGACGGGTGACGGCACCAACGATGCGCCGGCACTGGCGCAAGCGGATGTGGGGCTGGCAATGAACAGCGGCACTTCAGCTGCCAAAGAAGCGGCCAATATGGTTGATCTGGACTCCGACCCGTCCAAGATTATTGAGGTTGTGGCGATCGGCAAGCAGCTGCTCATGACACGTGGCGCACTGACCACGTTCAGTATCGCCAATGATATTGCCAAGTATTTTGCCATCATCCCCGCGATGTTCACACTGGCTATTCCGGAGATGGAAGTGCTGAATATTATGGGACTTGGCTCGCCAAGCTCGGCGATTATCTCCGCGCTGATCTTTAACGCGATCATTATCCCGCTGCTGATCCCGCTTGCCATGAGGGGCGTATCCTATAAGCCAATGAGCTCCACCAGGCTGCTGCGGCGCAATATTTTCATCTATGGGTTCGGTGGAGTGGTTGTGCCTTTCCTCGGCATTAAGCTGATTGATATGGTTGTCAGCCTTTGGATCTAG
- a CDS encoding histidine kinase, translating into MAPYKRKSPEEILYSIYKLHRGRLKIIIGSVSGSGKTYHMLEEGKLLKQQGIDVVISAVSTMGRSETVQQLADLERIPSIHWWQGSKEQKDLPLETIIERNPEVVLVDGLAHRNRDGARFPTRLEDIRYLMDNGISIITTINVYELGGVGEIIFQMTGIRSEETVPLNTLELADEVRLIDVSPETILKRIDEGILGDQAHPAMSRRGNLGVLRELSLRLVAEGVNESLEKHREAEGLTGPSGATERILVSSQYHWNGSLYVRRGQQIAKRLNGDLRVVTFVLPNRKLTKDQQTFKRSIMKLVDRVEGKFEELPLDHIRQLPSVLVRYATQNNVTRIVMGHSKKSRWQEKWQGSIANQVLRKTRNIDVFLMADRVQQDGERILPVKSQSDSSEEPFHRLTRQELERKIETIRRGTFKVYIGAAPGVGKTYKMLQEGNLLLNRGIDVVIGLLETHGRKETQAQIGGLPLIPRARIPYQSTQLEEMDTEAIISRHPEVVLVDELAHTNVPGSQSGKRYEDVIRLLENGISVITTVNVQHLESLNDAVAQLTGVRVRETVPDAILKMAGEVELIDVTPQMLQERMREGKIYASDKVNQALESFFKLGNLIALRELALREIADDVDERLEAWDRDTSLRGPWSRREVIFVCVDLGPQAERLIRRGFRIAHRLKAEWYVNYVHCGAPLMDDEQKRLETLRHLTERLGGKMETAEAGSSGNFHEHLLSRINEVHTTQLIIGQSRRAVWQSFFKESFVHFLLRNARHMDMLIVADLRKC; encoded by the coding sequence ATGGCCCCTTATAAACGTAAAAGCCCGGAAGAAATCCTGTATTCCATCTACAAGCTGCACCGGGGCAGATTAAAGATAATCATCGGTTCTGTTAGCGGCTCGGGCAAAACTTATCATATGCTGGAGGAAGGCAAGCTGCTGAAGCAGCAGGGGATTGATGTGGTGATCAGTGCTGTTTCGACTATGGGACGGTCTGAAACTGTCCAGCAGCTGGCGGATCTTGAACGAATACCCAGCATCCATTGGTGGCAGGGCAGCAAGGAGCAGAAGGATCTTCCACTAGAGACCATAATTGAACGCAATCCGGAAGTGGTCCTGGTGGATGGCCTGGCCCACCGTAACCGTGACGGAGCCCGTTTTCCGACAAGACTGGAAGATATCCGCTACTTAATGGACAACGGCATCAGCATTATTACGACGATTAATGTTTATGAGCTGGGTGGAGTAGGCGAAATCATTTTTCAAATGACGGGGATCCGTTCAGAAGAGACGGTTCCGCTGAATACCCTGGAGCTTGCGGATGAAGTGCGGCTGATCGATGTATCGCCAGAGACGATTCTTAAGCGGATTGATGAAGGCATCCTGGGTGATCAGGCGCATCCTGCAATGTCACGCAGAGGAAACCTCGGCGTGCTCCGTGAACTGTCGCTGCGTTTGGTGGCAGAGGGTGTGAATGAATCGCTGGAGAAACACCGCGAAGCTGAAGGACTCACAGGACCCTCGGGTGCAACGGAGCGGATTCTGGTCTCCAGCCAGTACCACTGGAACGGCTCGCTCTACGTAAGGAGAGGCCAGCAGATTGCTAAGCGCCTAAACGGTGATCTGCGGGTTGTAACCTTTGTATTGCCTAACCGCAAACTGACCAAGGATCAGCAGACCTTCAAGCGCTCGATCATGAAGCTGGTTGACCGGGTGGAAGGGAAATTTGAAGAGCTTCCGCTGGACCATATCCGCCAGCTGCCCTCTGTCCTTGTACGGTATGCCACGCAAAATAACGTGACCCGGATTGTGATGGGGCATTCGAAAAAAAGCCGCTGGCAGGAAAAGTGGCAGGGCTCCATTGCGAATCAGGTGCTGCGGAAAACGCGGAATATCGACGTGTTTCTGATGGCAGACCGGGTGCAGCAGGACGGGGAACGGATTTTACCGGTCAAATCGCAATCCGATAGCTCAGAAGAGCCTTTTCACCGTCTGACCCGTCAAGAGCTGGAACGGAAGATTGAAACGATTAGGCGAGGAACCTTCAAGGTCTATATCGGTGCGGCTCCCGGAGTAGGCAAAACCTATAAAATGCTGCAGGAAGGCAATCTTTTGCTAAACCGGGGGATCGACGTGGTAATAGGACTGCTGGAAACCCACGGAAGAAAAGAAACCCAGGCGCAGATTGGCGGGTTACCACTGATTCCGCGGGCTAGGATTCCCTATCAGTCCACTCAGCTGGAAGAAATGGATACTGAGGCAATTATATCCCGCCACCCGGAGGTTGTACTGGTGGATGAGCTGGCCCATACCAATGTGCCCGGCAGTCAGAGCGGTAAGCGGTATGAGGATGTTATCCGTCTTTTAGAAAACGGTATTTCTGTCATCACTACAGTGAATGTTCAGCATCTCGAAAGTCTGAACGATGCTGTAGCCCAGCTAACTGGTGTAAGGGTTCGCGAGACCGTGCCGGATGCGATACTCAAAATGGCTGGAGAAGTCGAGCTGATCGACGTCACGCCGCAAATGCTGCAGGAACGGATGCGGGAAGGGAAAATATACGCCTCCGATAAGGTGAATCAGGCGCTGGAATCCTTTTTTAAGCTCGGCAATCTAATCGCGCTGCGCGAGCTGGCCCTGCGTGAAATTGCTGATGATGTAGATGAACGGCTGGAAGCATGGGACCGGGATACGTCCCTGCGCGGTCCCTGGAGCAGACGTGAGGTTATCTTTGTGTGTGTGGATCTGGGGCCGCAGGCAGAACGGTTGATCCGCCGCGGCTTCCGTATCGCCCACCGCTTAAAGGCAGAATGGTATGTGAATTATGTGCATTGCGGGGCGCCCCTCATGGATGATGAGCAGAAGCGGCTTGAGACACTGCGGCATTTGACAGAAAGGTTAGGCGGAAAAATGGAAACTGCCGAGGCGGGCAGCAGCGGTAATTTTCATGAGCACCTGTTAAGCCGGATAAATGAAGTGCATACGACCCAGCTGATTATCGGGCAATCTCGAAGAGCGGTATGGCAGTCCTTTTTCAAGGAAAGCTTTGTACATTTCCTGCTCCGGAACGCGCGCCATATGGATATGCTGATTGTAGCGGATTTGAGGAAGTGTTGA